In bacterium, the sequence TGCGGCGGATCGGGGCACTGCTCCAGGTAGGCAATTGCCTGAGAATTTATTTCGATGGAAAAAAAGGGGCGCGCCAAGGCGTGCCCCTGTTCGTTTTGTCCCCTGGATCGGCCGAGCCTCTCCGCACGTACTCTAATCCAGCTCCACCAGCAGCAATTGGATCGGCTGGCCGCCCACCTGGATGATATGACGGTTCTCCTCGCCCTGGGGCAGGATGAAAGCCTGGCCCGGGGCCAGCCCCAACTGCCCGCCGTCCATCTCCAGAACGGCATTTCCGGAGAGCACATAGCCGCTGTGCCCGCGCAGGCACCAATCCGGCTCGCGGAACCCGGCGGCAAACTCCACCAGGCGCACGCGCCAGCCCGCGTGCTGCAGGATCTTGAACCGCACCCCAGGGATGCCCTCGCGCCACTGGACAGCCTCGAAATCGCTCCAGCCCACGTTCATCGGTCGCCTCCAGGTTGAGTCCACTGCGCCAGCCGGCTTAGAAATGGAAAAGCCCCAGGTACCAGGCGGTCAGCTCGCGGCCGCGAAACACATACAGGGCCGCCCCCAGGGCCAGGAACACGCCGAACGGCACCAGGCGTTTCCTGCGCTGTACGTAGTTGATCCAGCCGTAGATCAGGCTGCCGGCCACCGACCCGGCGAAGAGAGTGAACAGCACTCCGGTCCAGCCGGTGAAAGCGCCGATGGCGGCCAGCATCTTGATGTCGCCGCCGCCCATGGCCTCGCGCCCCAGGGCGGCCTGCCCGGCCACTGCGGCCAGGTAGAGCACCCCTCCTCCGATCAGCGTCCCCAGGGCCGCCTGGAGCGGGCTGATCCCGCCGGGCAGGAACGAGAAAGCGACACCAGCGGCCAGGCCGCCCAGGGAAAAAGAGTCCGGGATGGTGTAGGTCTGAAGGTCCGTGACCAGGATACCCAGCAGGATGAGCAGTAGCACGGCCATAGCCGGAGTGTCCCAGCTCGCGCCGAAACGCAGCCAGGACCCGGCGGCCAGGCAGGCTGCGGCCAGCTCGACCAATGGATACTGGATCGAAATCGCCCCCCGGCAGCCGCGGCAGCGCCCGCGCAGGAAAATCCAGCTCACCACCGGGACGTTCTCGTACCACGGTATCAGCCGTCCGCAGCGCGGGCAGTGCGAGCGGGGGGTGACCACGCTCTCGCCTCGCGGCAGACGGTAGATGCAGACATTGAGGAAACTGCCCAGCATCGCGCCCAGCACACCCAGATACAGCGCTATGAGTATCCGGAGTTCCAGGGTTCACCTCCCCGCGACGGAGGGTTGGCCCACGCGGCGGCATATTTCGTACAGCACGATCCCGGCGG encodes:
- a CDS encoding prepilin peptidase; the protein is MLGSFLNVCIYRLPRGESVVTPRSHCPRCGRLIPWYENVPVVSWIFLRGRCRGCRGAISIQYPLVELAAACLAAGSWLRFGASWDTPAMAVLLLILLGILVTDLQTYTIPDSFSLGGLAAGVAFSFLPGGISPLQAALGTLIGGGVLYLAAVAGQAALGREAMGGGDIKMLAAIGAFTGWTGVLFTLFAGSVAGSLIYGWINYVQRRKRLVPFGVFLALGAALYVFRGRELTAWYLGLFHF